From the genome of Medicago truncatula cultivar Jemalong A17 chromosome 2, MtrunA17r5.0-ANR, whole genome shotgun sequence:
tcatcattcattcaccttttggaacaacaattctTGCAAGGGTACTAGAGATTATTTATAACAATTGGGACAATCGTGTTTAAAGTTACTCGGTTTTTCAATATCTTGTCCCTTTTTcattctattcttttttttttttttttttccgaataCACCATTTGGCATATTGTTTTCatgagaatgttttttttttctttttcttttgttctctagtacccccaccccaaacttagttggttgcaaattccaatagcaaccccaaacttaatattTAGCAACATTCTACAAAGCCTAACTCAGAAAAACAATAAGGGATAAATCCTAAAAGTCTCTAAGCTTGTAATGTAGTTCgtcaccgaacaaaaagatcTAAACCTACCAGCTCAAATTGactaaaaaaaaggataatatttcaaataataacaGGGTAGGCTTCAAAAAGGCTTACAGGACCAAGCACTTTTGCCTCAGTGTGCTAATGACAAAGATCAATCGACTAGTAGTGAAAAAttgcaagttctagaaatgtaaatgcatggaacactctttataagtaaattggaaaaataaaatttggtcaTGAACCTTACGGTTATGATATCTTTAACTGTCGTACATTTCGCCTTTGAAACACAAGTCACTCctccttttgaacttttggaataccaCTTGAACAAACATTTGTTACTAAATTGGAAAAAGTCAACAAACaagcaaattcatcaataataaacaagttcaGATTCAATCACATAACAGTGGGatacaaccaaaataaaaattaaagacaaattgtttgactcaacaatagaaataaattactgaaaataaagacataataaaaaggatgggttgcctcccaccaagCGCTTTCTTTTACGTCATTGAGCTTGACGCTTCAACCACTGTTAGGGTGGAAAAAATGATAGAATGAATATAtcacccttcttcttcctcctgtTTGGTAGGAATTCCATGAATTTGGCATAAAGAATCAGATACTCCCATTCACTCACTGTTGATCTTTTGGAATTTAAGCTCTCCCACCTTAGAGAATGACGTGCATCCATTTGCACACGAGTTATTTCCTTAACCTCCGTTGATCCAGACTTCGGAAAAATATCCACACTCCTCACTTTGAGATTTTCTTCCACAACAACCTCGTGACACTCAGTCTCCATCTGAACCAGCTTCCTCTGAGACTCATGTTCTTTCTCAACAAGATCACCAATtgaacatcaaacttctcaaatgaaacttgatttgacaccaagaaatcatctaaaatattttgaagttgagtattgtaatcgatgttgatcacctctttcttctcttcacaatTACTACCTGGTTGATCCCCCTCATAACGACCACATCTATCATTAATCTTGAGATTTTATTGTCCAAATATCCTATCTTCAAAgatagcatatatttttcatacttcAACATACCAATCTCTTTTGTGTCATGGAGGTATAACCTGTCTATCATAGCTGCAACACTTGAATAAACTTTTTAGTAGCACAGtacaatgagaagaaaaagaagagcataaatcatattttttttataattttttttatatagaaacaaaaatataaatgacagaaatcctaaataaaaataaaattaccaaattgaaatgactcaacagtccccggcagcggcgccaaaaacttgatagaatttttttggcaagtgtaccaaatactatcgaagtagtaaaaatatcgttcccacgagtactgtgttaatctcaattcagcaataaggttaatatttaggatgtgtaaattattttagtgcctgaggcagtagttttggtttgcataaaattaaataaacagaatgtaaagatagttttggaaagaataagagagagatgagatcaggtctttcgaatcatctatgttcccctaattggtatactgcacctattcttatgaatgattttctagttccacgatagtcaacaaaatagtcctaatcaatcccttgagttaggaccctcttctcaaactacaacccctaattacttaggtggtctaataatctttgaaggttttaagaacgttaacctaatatcactaataaaggattatccattcctagactaaccatgattattagaacaattcaattctgtctaagtagaaatctatggtcagtagtcattcattctcactaaatcatgtttatatttgatcaggatataaaaagcattaagaacaattgaattgaataaaaactagattgtcattcataataaatagagtttcacaacaTCATGGTTCAAtaagggttacaaagaatcatctcagacctaatctctaagagatttagctactcataattgagtttacaaatagcataatcaatagtggaatcaaaacatacatgaactgatagaaggttgaagaaatcgccctcctagccgtctttaggtctcaaaatcgcactttgctctctccaaatcgtaacccttgtctttagaatagacttcagcttaaataggcacagaATTTCGCCTAAAATCATGccacgatttaagtaaatcgtgacacgattctccTTGAATTGCAAATcactgaattagggtttcctcagatcgtgccacgattatgccatcgtgacacgatttcttcaatgtcgaagcttgattttggtcttttaaaatcgtgtcacgtttttaccaaatcTCGACATGAttctcttctttgtattttcttcagttttctactctttggctgcataagttgccttgtgaactccaatttgtgatcaaaatacatataaaaagactctaaaaatagcgaatgactgactgtcatcaggtggtatcaccatatttgagtggtcgtagtgccatattgatgttttggagaaattaaagttagaatggtggcaacaccatatttgagtggtctcaacaccataaCAGAGTGGTTACAATACCATAggtggtttcagtattaaagagtggtcttagtaccatatttgagggtgtaattctcgaacgattttctacagtgcagtagttaatcAAACAGTTGTAGCtgggcttgttttatcctggaggcggcgtggttgatagtctgccttgcacaattttggacagtgccacgaaacgtcttaaagagagcaacctggtcgtgactcaacctagtaacaacttcggtagataatagaatttggaaatccaaatacaacagtttggaaatccaaaaacaacatctACAGATAGCTTTACATTTTCTGTAACTTCTCTACGAGGAAGTGGCTGATTAGTTCCAACTTTATTGCTATTTTTAAATgagttaattatgtttaaggtcTCTGTAAATAGTCTCGTTTCTAACATTAGTCCAtacttaaattttaataaacttttggtccccaatgttttttttgttagcgAAATTGGTCCTCGCCGTTACTTTCTTGCTGACTGAGCAAACAGAATTGCCAACTAGATGAACACATGGGCTGCCACATAGACAGCGGTGAAGCTAGCAATAATTCTATGAGGTGGCCACATATAAATTTGAAGTTCGACCGGAAGTTAAATAAAGAtagtaaaaattatttcacttaAAATTAAACTTGGGGTAgccaaataaatattattaggggtagctaaatataaaaatatacctactcgctcaaaaaaaaaaattattttggggTAGCAAGGGCTACCCCTGCCTACTACTACCATCCGCCCCTGCACATAGACACATAAAATGATGTGGCATGCCATgtggaaaattttatttgtcTAAAGAAGAACCTAAAGAAGATTGTGTTATGTgttcctacacccgggcttgagtgaaATATAAGATAGGACAGGGTTCCTGATGTGAGAAAAAGAGGCATTCATTTATTACAGAGATGGTGcgatttgattcttttttttttgaccgaTCTCAGtctagagaaagaaaaaaattttgaaaaaaaaaaccctacgCTGCTAGAAAGCAGAAGGAACCTAAAGAAGAACCTGTTGAAAGTAGTCCTTCAAAACCTACGGCAACATGACCTACTCGTGGAACACCTGCTTCAAAGGCgaaaagaaaagcaaacaaGGAAGCAAAGAAGTTGAAGACAGAAAATGCAAGCCATTGCTCTTTGTTGGCTAGGGCGGCTTGGagaacattaaaaaatacagaACTGAACAATTAAGTTGGACCGTAGCTCATTTGGATTGTAGCTTGTAGCATCTCCATATTATGATTATAAACAATAAATTGGTTCCAATTTCACACTTATCTCGCATCTAAATTTTATGAATACTTTAATCTTTAGAACAAATTTTATGAGCAATATTTAGTATTATGATAAAGTGTTGATGTAGCCAATTTCCTGATTCGTAAAAATAGTTATAGCCAGATAACTTTCACGTTGCTTTGCATAAACAGTCAATTGCAAGATAAACTCTATCATGATATCATAATCATGAAAGAAGAAGATTCCAATAaaagtatgaaaaaaaaaaaaatgatttagaaATAATGACAATACCATTGTCAATGATTTAGTacaatagataaataaaattacatccaATACCAGAACATATTTTGTCATTCCTCTGCTAAAGATTGAGAATGTTTCTTAATGAAAACAACTCTAATAGgtacaaaaaatattgaatattggATGTTAGGAAGATGGAACCATATATTGGTGTTGGAATTACAAAGAGATACCTACCGCAAGTCAGAACTTTTTCTCGGCTAGATCGTAGATACAACGTATCATCAGAAACTTGTGACATCTTGTTCATTCATACCAAAATAGTGAAATCAGATTATGACCGATTAGGCATCGTTGTCAAGAGTAGGGTACATTAGTGAAGATGTGGACGAAGATAATCTCATCTCCCCGTTGAATATGTACGTTAGTACCCTACAACAACCTATTAATGTGTAGGTAGTTGTTACAGAATTGCCGCCGATGGGTGGGAATAGCGATTTGATGGCGAGTGCTCGTGGTGGGAGCTTTTAAATAGTAAAAAGAATTGTGCAAACAGAAGACATTGTTCAGCGAAATCGAGTTGTGGAGACAGAAAGTTGTAAAATCTCTAGGATTAAgtcaaaaatataagaatttgttatattattttaaaagatactatatttgttattttgttgatagtttaaaaagataagtatagtttcttacaatatgaaatgaaaaatatctAATATCTATAcctactagcgaaaagacggccACTCACGTGCCCGTCTTTTGGCTcattttattgcgctaacgtttgaaaattatgaacggtgtttttttatgaacttttgattttgattaaaactaaaaatataaatatcatacTAATCATGattctatttcaatgacaccaacaatataacaaaaaaatataatttaaattcttttttgtaatgacatcaacaacaatctttattatataagacgttgtttaaaggtataattgcaataatgaaaaagtagtataaatatatttgtttagtttgttacactttttaaatgataaagaaaaaaatcagacatatatattaatatcgtgtttgttacatttttttaatatttaaatttattcttatctatttgttacatgtgttatttgtattgaaaattgagagcatttttagaaagagaaaaaattagtccaaaagagttgaaaatgttattttctttatatatagtatatataatattaatcaaaataattttaataaaaatttcataagaaCTAGTGTTCGTAATtcatacgcattagcgtaataAGAAGATGAGATAGATGAGCACAGAGACATCATATCATATTCCAACAATGCGAGAGTTTGAACAACTCCAATTTCTctttaaaatacaaattttgaAAACGACATTCAAAGAGTTCAAAAGTGGATAATGCTCACAAAAAAAAGGGagaatatgtatatattttttacaagataTATTGGTAGTTTATGCATGTAGTTGATGGTGGTGTTTgtaattaaaatgcatgatttCAAGAGTCATATTCAATACGTGAATAATGAGataaatatgtatttattttcaTGAATATTGGTGGTTCTAGCATTTAGTTAGTAGCATTGTTTATGATTAAAATACATGATTccaacaataatttttaatttatgataattggagaaaatcaattttaagtgatttatctaatattcaactttttaaatttaaacttaatgatatattaattacattttttttttatcttttctttaattaataaaacatgcATTCACCATTGGTTTCTAAAATACTTCTCTTTATCAATTGATCCAAATAAAATGTGAATCAATTCACAACAAAGCAAGATTTAATTTGTTTAccttttaaattatttcatatcaacaaaaagaataaatttaattttattgaaacaaGGACTTGATCAGTTTTAAGAAATATAGTTcgcgtttttttattttggtacaaaAGTTCGCGTTATTTTATATCGTTTGTTTGTGACGtttcttaaatttatttgttctttctttattttaattcattatataTGTAGCTCTAATAATGTTATTATGCATTAATGAAATTGTCTTTTTATTTAGTTctttaatatatgttgttgcGAATTTGCAATTTAAATCTTGAGTATCGATATTTCAACaatcattttaaacaacttttatgacaatttttttttactctcttttcatttataaaaaacaatagaaagagagaaaaaagaaaaaagaaaaaaaaaaggataaaaccATAATGTAAAGAGAGAGTTGCCAAAAACTACCACAAAGcaattgtacaaatataatttctcttaaatcttttatattcatttatctagcgccattttttttttaagatgaacaCCATTAATTTAGTTGGTCCATGGAAAAATATGAATGCCAACGATGTCAATTGAAAACTATTCTTCTCCCATACACTTTTGTGCATTCTCATCTCAAACTGCCTACAATAACTTCAatttgagttaactcacgttcgcTATTTAACAATTTCTAACTCTAAACTACCACATTTGAGTCAAACTTACTCTAATCAACATCTAAACTACAATTTCTAACTTATTTCGTCAGTAACAATCCAAAAATCAAACATGCAAAATTACCCTAAAACCtaaaattgtgaaatttcataaaaaaaaaaaaaatctaagatttaaacaaacaaaaaaaagccaatgttaaataatcaaaatcacttAATTGTCCTGTTTCTAAAACAAACGCAACGTGCcgagcgtgacttaagtcacgttcaCGTTGATCCAACGTGACTTAATTCACATTGATACATACagaacgtgacttaagtcacgttgaaGTTATTTTAAACAGTTTAtgtgaaaatgagcaattttgtTTGTGAGAAAAGcaatattcatgttaatttgCATTTGCTGACCGTGTAATGTCAGGGTGGTACACAACAGTCAACACTCATACGCAGTCAATCAAATATTTAagaagataaatgatatttggacaactattttttacaatttttgtgacatctttctctctcatactcacattatctttttactttctctctctattgttttggtttttgtgccatTACCTCAtttcttttgtaaaattttggttgtcacaaaaattgttacatatatgaatgttcaaataacacaactcttttgaaaaatgatatttgaacatccattttgtgacaacttttatgacaactttctctctcatactcacattatattttcattttctctctccattgctttggtttttgtgcctAGACCTCACaattctttgtatattttggttgtattcattttaaaattgtttttccaAAAGGACATGGTGGAGGGAGTCAGCTCTTTCAAGGTAAATTTGAATCCCTTTCGACCTTCTTTCAACTtgtcttttccttttaaaaatattaccAAAGACCTCTTGATTGAAAATGATAGAATGCTCTCTAACCTTGTTTAAAGCAACAGTCGGATTGTGGTTAGAAGAGTTCCAAGCATTGACAACCAAATCAGAGTAGGATTCATGATCAATCCAAGCAGCCTCAAAGTGGAAAGGTCTAGGCCCTCTAGTTAGGGGGAGACCACCAAAACGGAGGAGGATAAGGTTATGATCAGAGTCTACATAAAACTTCAACAAAGGCTTCCGGGAAGGCTAGGCGCCAATCAACATTTGCTAGGCCCTGTCAAGTTATTTAGATAAAATGCGGTGACCATTGTTATTACGGTGCCATGTGTAACGACCCCCTGTTGTAGAAAGATCAAGCATATTACAattatggctaaaatatggttttagtccctgcaaatatgtctcgttttggttttagttcctgtacaaaaaaatttgcaaggaccaaaaacaaatttttttttacagggactaaaaccaaaacgaggcatatttgcagggtctaaaaccatattttagcctacaATTATCCATGAAATTGGCAAAGATAGCGGCTCTAGAGTGTTGGAATATGCCTCCCCGTTGatcacaagttttttttttcttcttctttcaattttaagATAGTatttgaaaacagcttataacataataaaactattagcatattttaaaacaattaaactttattttatcttttgctttataaataacttatataaacttttttttgagcatgataaactttattttatgataaataacTTACATAAACTTTGAGTTTTGAGCATGCTCAAAACTTATAAACTTACACAAAACACTTGTTATGACAAACACGATAATGTCTATCATGGTAAGTAAGCGCATTTGTGATATAAGCtgattgtttatccaaacagagccttaagcCTATTACTGGCGCCAACACCATTCAAGGAAAGATCCAAAACAAAAGCACTTTTCTATTTTCCTACAAACTCTACTGTCTCAAAACTGAGATTTCATCTGCCACTATCTGCAATCTCTGACTCCAAAATCACCCTTTCTGTTTTTATTCCATTCCATGAAATGAAACCTTCTTCCAATTCCACCGTCACATACACCACCTACCACAATGACCAAACTACCCCTCCCAAACCCCGTAATTCCACCCATCTCCCTCCCCAATCCCAATCCAACGCCGCACTCACCATCCAATCAACCTACCGATCCCACCGCATCCGCACTCTCTACCGCAAAATCTCCACCGTCGATTCCGAAGCCGATCAAATCCAACGTCTAATCCAGCTCCAAGACACCGTAGACTCAATCCGCACCAACCACTTAGAAAAGCTGAAAATGAACGAAGCACTCATGAAACTTCTTCTGAAACTCGATTCAATTCCAGGGATCGATCCAACGGTTAGGGAAGCAAGGAGAAAGGTGACACGTCGGATTGTGGGTTTGCAGGAGATACTTGATTCTGTTTCGGAAGTGAAAGTTGATCAATGGTGGGAGATGAATAATTGGTATCAAGTTGTTGAAGAAATGGAAGAAAGTGTTTGTAGAGAAAGAGGTGGTGATGAAATGGAACAGTTTTGTGCCCAGAATTTGGGATTTCGTTGCTTACAAAGGTTTCTTCATGAACCCTGATTTACACTTATagaatataaatatgtatactTACTGTTTCACAAAAGGTCTGCAACCGCGATCTAGATCGCCATGCCGAGGTTTTCTATGTCTATACAAGTGTAACACATCACATGTAATTGAGAATGTATCATTCAGGATTCTATGCAATATCAAGAATTGTGATAGGAGTGTGATTCAAAACTTTGTTTGGTTCAATTGCGGTCTGCAATTACCGTTGTGGTCgtttaaaagtttaaacaacAATATCGTAGCTGTAATTATGGCCGCATTTTGCTGCAATATCaagttgatattattatgtAGGCAAATGCGGCTGTAATTGCATGTGACATTATTGTTTAGACATCTGAACGACCACAATTGTAGTTGTAGACTGCAAATTAGAACTATGCTTAGTATAGTATATTATGTGTTGTATAATATTAATACTATCTCTTAACTGTAAGTAGTTATGTACTTAGTTACCTATCTTAAAAGCTTTGATTGTACTTTAGCTTGTTATTATGGCATACAAGGCAATGAAATTGATGTAGCCtaaatgaatgaaattaaataagtttagtgtgtgtttggtttggcaTTTGAGCCTCCAAACCCAGGTtcagtgttgttgttgttgcggtTTCTTAAAAGCTACAAATTAGAGCTGAGCTTGTAAAACTTGCCGTGATTTCAAGCCAACACGGAAAACTTGTcgcaaaatcaaacaaatgcTTGGTTAAATTCCAATTATATGATAAAGTCGGAACAAATTGCATGATCCGTCAACTGTCTTGGATTAGCTTGATACATTTGGTACATAATATAATAGGAGCTTaggagtttatttttttagaccCAAAACAAGTAGTAAAGGTAATAGAAGAAAGTACTGTGATTTCTAAGTAGTAAATTGCACTTGAATTTGGACATGTAtccagtggcggatcttgaaaAATTTTCTTGGGGGTGCCAGTATtgtatgaaatatattttaaactatgTGAAGAAAGTATCATAATTGTTAACTTGTCCGGTGCTTTATTTTGCTTGATTGCAGGGTAGGGGGTGCGGGTTCGAATCTGTGTAAGggcttttttttaacaaaatagaaaaaatataacagaaaaataaagaaaaaggggATGGCAGTGTCGATCACACGACCTCCATATGAAAACCATACTTCATTTCCGCTGCACCAACTGAATATTAGCGTTAAGACTATGCCTAatctaatatatatagaaaacttGGGGGTACCATGGAACAGGAAGATCCGCCCCTGCATGTATCTCTTGCAGTCAGAGTGTTGGGTAGTTTTGTACCTAGTTACTTACTTACCTTGGAAGCTTTAATTGTACTTACGCTTTCTATACCATATACAAGGCAGTGAAATTGATGTTTACTAAATGAATTCCATTAAAACAAACCTTAGTCAAATTTCATATCATATGATAAAACCGGAACAAGTGCAAGATCCATCAACTGTTTTGGATTTGCATATCTACTTTGATACATAATAATAGGAGCTTagtagtttattttttagaacCAAAACAAGTAGTTAAGGTAAAAGAAAGTACTATGATGGTTGACACAATAAAAGGTACTGTCATAATTCTGAGGAGCTAGTTGGTGCAGCTGCACTTGCATTTGGTCATGCATCTCTTGCAATCATAGAGTGTAGGATAGCAACTGTAGCAATTACATTTGTTGATGCAATTTGTTTTGAAACCACCATCCCATAAGCAACGAGCCATGCAGTGAAGGACTGGATAGCAGGTTGGACAACTCTTTTTCATCTGGTTTACAATGCAGTCTTTGCACCATCTTCTATTTGTGCGTGGACAACCCCAACCCATAATAGGTGAAGCCATCAGTAACATAATCAGTGACAGTGCTTGGATTTGGATTGCCATTTTCTGCTTCTTTGCCTCCATGTTGTTTTTGTCTTGTGCAAGTGTTGCAGTGCTCTTCACAAAATGCAGTGAAGGATTACAAGTAGTATTTCTAATTTCTTAGTATTAGATCTATATTGGAAGTGAGGAAGCATTTAATTTTGGCCGACGTTGAAATTGAATACCACATTTAATCTGGGAAGGTTTGGCAGCAGAGCTCTCTTGGTTTGCACAATACTCTATCTCATTAGTGTCACAAGTCAAACTATAATAGTCAAATGGAATGCAATGCAAGTGTCAAAGGCAAATACATATAAAATTCTAAATACTACTTAGTGGGATTTGGACTTCAAGCAATCCGAAATACCATGGACGAACAATCTAGGCCATTTGTGTTGTGAGGAGTGCTAGCAATATGTACTCTCTAACATAATCATCTCACCACACTTAATTTATTGTTCTAAATGCACATTAGTCCCACTAAATTATGTAGATCTCGTCTAAATCTCTTGTTTTGGGATGATAGTAGTTTATTATCTAAAGTTGAATGGTTATTATAGTCATTTTTCCAAATTTAAATTACCATTTTAAAGGTTTTATACTCATCTTCACGTAGCAAGAGACTATTTATGTGAACATATAATAAGTCTTTCATtaatattaagcatattttttatttttcttttagacaataaattgattgatgtttttttttttggtcaagtagcctcgTGGCTAAATTCACACATTATGTGTGGAGAAGTGGGAaattcgaggttcgaaccccagcccgcTGCACAAATTATCTCTGGtagctaccaactgagctacacTTACGGGACAATTGATTGATGTTCTTCAATTTAAAAGGTTGTTAATTTGCTATTTCGTATAAATTTTAGATACTAAATTGTACTTTTAAAATTTGGAGGATCAAAATAATGATTTGCTCTATTCAAAAAGGGTTTTCATGATTAGTTTATGTCATGAGTACCAATGTGAGGGATAATAACAGAGACCATGTATGGAAGAGACCGGAGATGGAAGAGCTAAATTAAATGTAACGTTGATGTAAGgttattttttcaacaaagatGCTACGGCATTGGTATTAGTGTTCATGATAAGAATGGTGAATATAGGAGAGCAAAGACAATgtatattgatataattttagCTCCCCAAGGGAATGAAGCTGCTGGTTTACTACATGCTTTAACAAACTTTGTTAAAACTTTGTTGCTCATGTCCTTTTGTGATGGCGTCAAGGTTTTTTGCTAGCTCccagtttttattttgtttaaatctACCctatataaattctttttagaGGAAACTATCATATATATGTTGGATAATATAAGTTTGTTTTTCTTAGACAGAATATTTGTCGCCTTTAgtagaaaaaaattagggttaaatatgttcttggtctttataaatatatcaattttttcattttagtctctctaaaattttccttcaacttttagtccttataaaattttcaatcactacttttgatccctatttttaagttaatttttgtattattttgatgaaattttgaaatgtgtAAATATGGTAAAAgcaataccaaaaaaaatatataattttttaataaaacataaattaaatgtgaatttttaaccgtcaaaaatataaaaattcatattaaatttatgttttgttaaaaaattaaaagaaaaattgggagagattcttataatattatgtatttttctgCAAACTTTTAttctaaaatatgaattctacatataagttaatttaaaaaagggaccaaaagtaaagatgaaatttttttgagggactaaaagttgaagaatctTTTTAGAAGGAcaaaaacgaaaagttgacatatttataaggagaaaaaaattatttgtctttgcttgatgtttttaaaattcaataaaa
Proteins encoded in this window:
- the LOC11410732 gene encoding BAG family molecular chaperone regulator 5, mitochondrial, with protein sequence MKPSSNSTVTYTTYHNDQTTPPKPRNSTHLPPQSQSNAALTIQSTYRSHRIRTLYRKISTVDSEADQIQRLIQLQDTVDSIRTNHLEKLKMNEALMKLLLKLDSIPGIDPTVREARRKVTRRIVGLQEILDSVSEVKVDQWWEMNNWYQVVEEMEESVCRERGGDEMEQFCAQNLGFRCLQRFLHEP